One stretch of Muribaculum intestinale DNA includes these proteins:
- a CDS encoding glycosyltransferase, with translation MPKYSVIIPVYNRIDEVDDLLKSLSQQTFADFEVIIVEDGSSQPCDGVVKRYADSVDVKYFYKSNEGRSIARNYGMDRASGEYFIFFDSDCVIPPGYFEHLDKALGERPLDCFGGPDAAHDSFTPTQKAINHSMTSFLTTGGIRGGKISLEKFTPRTFNMGYSRKVYERIGGFREMFSEDIDMSTRIRNAGFSIGLIHDAPVYHKRRVDFRKFMRQVYVFGMSRITLYLLYPDSLKLVHWLPAVAVAGGMTLLLLGILVSPWFLLPLALYLLAIWVAALVSTHSVKIATLAVPASIIQLGGYGCGFLKAYTTKILLGRGRNIAEEIDMRRGK, from the coding sequence ATGCCTAAATATTCTGTAATCATACCGGTATACAATCGTATTGACGAGGTCGACGATTTGCTTAAAAGCCTTTCGCAACAGACGTTTGCCGACTTTGAGGTAATAATTGTGGAAGACGGTTCGTCGCAGCCGTGTGACGGGGTGGTAAAACGCTATGCCGACAGCGTTGATGTGAAATACTTTTACAAATCAAATGAGGGGCGTTCGATTGCGCGCAACTACGGAATGGACCGCGCATCGGGTGAATATTTTATATTTTTCGATTCCGATTGTGTGATTCCTCCGGGATACTTCGAGCATCTCGACAAGGCATTGGGAGAGCGTCCTCTCGACTGCTTCGGCGGTCCGGATGCCGCTCACGACTCGTTTACTCCTACCCAGAAGGCAATCAATCATTCGATGACATCGTTCCTTACCACAGGAGGCATACGTGGCGGGAAGATAAGTCTGGAAAAGTTTACTCCGCGTACGTTCAATATGGGATATTCGCGCAAGGTTTACGAGCGGATAGGGGGATTCCGTGAGATGTTCTCCGAGGATATCGACATGAGTACCCGTATACGCAATGCCGGGTTTTCGATAGGCCTGATACATGATGCACCGGTATATCATAAGCGACGTGTCGATTTCCGCAAGTTCATGCGTCAGGTATACGTGTTCGGAATGTCGCGTATCACACTGTATCTTCTGTATCCCGACTCGCTCAAACTCGTGCACTGGCTCCCTGCGGTGGCTGTGGCAGGTGGCATGACTCTGTTGCTGCTCGGTATATTGGTGTCGCCATGGTTCCTGCTTCCGTTGGCCCTTTATCTGCTTGCGATATGGGTGGCCGCTCTTGTGTCGACGCATTCGGTGAAAATCGCCACGCTTGCTGTCCCCGCAAGCATAATACAGCTTGGGGGATACGGATGTGGTTTCCTTAAGGCATACACTACAAAGATATTGCTCGGCCGCGGGCGTAATATCGCGGAAGAAATCGACATGCGCCGCGGCAAATAG
- the radC gene encoding RadC family protein — MESPQPEVRDYILIEDIAPSDRPREKAMRDGIGSLSTAELVAIIFGNGMRGKSVLTMSQELLRRYGSQLSDIASRSVREIVRDNPGVGPAKAISLLAAFELGMRCRDEEVERKPVIKGSDTVYALMRRQLQHIHHEEFWIVMLSRNNSVIDRVQISSGGTAATVVDPKIIFKRVMERGDMVAGIILVHNHPSGNLRPSQEDDALTRRLRDGGALLDIRVLDHIIITHGGYFSYCDEGKM; from the coding sequence ATGGAATCTCCTCAACCCGAAGTGCGCGACTATATCCTTATCGAGGATATCGCGCCGTCCGACCGCCCGCGTGAAAAGGCCATGCGCGACGGTATCGGTTCATTGTCGACCGCCGAGCTTGTAGCCATAATCTTCGGCAACGGCATGCGTGGAAAATCGGTCCTGACAATGAGTCAGGAGTTGCTGCGCCGTTACGGCAGTCAGCTGTCGGATATCGCCTCGCGCTCTGTGCGTGAGATTGTGCGAGATAATCCCGGTGTCGGCCCGGCCAAGGCAATCAGTCTCCTTGCCGCATTCGAGCTGGGCATGCGGTGTCGCGACGAGGAAGTTGAGCGCAAGCCTGTGATAAAGGGGAGCGACACAGTGTATGCCCTTATGCGCCGGCAGCTACAGCATATTCATCATGAGGAATTCTGGATAGTAATGCTGTCGCGCAACAACAGTGTCATTGACCGCGTGCAGATAAGCAGCGGCGGCACAGCCGCTACGGTAGTGGATCCGAAAATTATATTCAAGCGGGTGATGGAGCGCGGCGACATGGTGGCGGGAATCATACTCGTGCATAACCATCCCTCGGGCAATCTGCGACCCAGTCAGGAGGATGATGCGCTCACACGTCGGTTGCGAGATGGAGGCGCATTGCTCGACATAAGGGTGCTTGACCATATAATAATCACCCATGGAGGATATTTTTCTTATTGTGACGAGGGTAAAATGTAA
- the nspC gene encoding carboxynorspermidine decarboxylase: MKATELTTPYYIVYEDRIRRNLELITSVARDAGVEIIMAFKANALWRTFPVVREYVRDSTASSLNEMRLGNDELGGEVHTYCPAYTPDTIGKFLAGSTHLTFNSLSQWERFRKDVEEYSAAHPDKRVSPGLRVNPMCSVIETDIYNPAVPGSRFGATAEQIGDSLPEGIEGLHFHALCESTSHDLEKVLEAFEKQFGKYLPQVKWVNMGGGHLMTREGYDTKHLVGLLRAFRERYPWLKVILEPGSAFMWRTGDLITSVVDVVENQGVKTAIIDASFACHMPDCLEMPYKPAITESVETCEGMPSYRLGGNSCLSGDFVGEWTFPKPLKIGDILTLEDMNHYTTVKTTMFNGIQHPDIVWCDAGGECSVLRHFTYEDYKNRMD, translated from the coding sequence ATGAAAGCCACTGAGCTCACCACACCATATTATATAGTATATGAAGACCGTATACGCCGCAATCTTGAATTGATTACCTCGGTTGCGCGCGATGCCGGTGTAGAGATAATAATGGCATTCAAGGCCAATGCCCTCTGGCGTACATTCCCTGTAGTGCGCGAGTATGTGCGTGACTCCACGGCGAGCTCTCTCAACGAGATGCGTCTCGGCAACGATGAGCTTGGCGGAGAGGTACACACTTATTGTCCGGCCTATACCCCCGACACTATCGGTAAATTTCTGGCGGGGAGCACCCATCTTACATTCAACTCACTCTCTCAGTGGGAGCGGTTTCGCAAGGATGTGGAGGAGTATAGCGCCGCGCATCCCGACAAGCGTGTCAGCCCCGGACTGAGGGTCAATCCCATGTGTTCGGTAATCGAGACAGACATATACAATCCGGCTGTTCCCGGCTCCAGATTCGGAGCTACAGCCGAGCAGATTGGCGATTCTCTTCCGGAGGGTATCGAGGGGCTGCATTTCCATGCTCTGTGCGAGTCTACCTCACATGATCTTGAAAAGGTGCTCGAAGCATTTGAGAAACAGTTCGGAAAGTATCTGCCGCAGGTTAAATGGGTAAACATGGGTGGCGGTCATCTTATGACCCGCGAGGGGTATGACACAAAGCATCTTGTCGGACTCCTGCGTGCATTTCGTGAGCGCTATCCCTGGCTGAAGGTAATCCTTGAGCCGGGAAGTGCGTTTATGTGGCGTACCGGCGATCTGATTACTTCAGTTGTTGACGTCGTGGAGAACCAGGGAGTAAAGACCGCGATTATCGATGCTTCATTCGCGTGTCATATGCCCGACTGTCTGGAGATGCCCTACAAGCCGGCTATAACAGAGAGTGTGGAGACGTGCGAAGGGATGCCTTCTTACCGTCTCGGGGGCAATTCCTGTCTGAGCGGTGATTTTGTCGGTGAGTGGACTTTTCCTAAGCCTCTGAAAATAGGAGATATTCTTACCCTGGAGGATATGAACCACTACACGACAGTAAAGACCACGATGTTCAACGGGATACAGCATCCCGATATCGTATGGTGCGACGCCGGCGGTGAATGTTCGGTCCTGCGCCATTTCACTTACGAGGACTATAAGAATCGCATGGACTGA
- a CDS encoding ATP-dependent helicase: MTKEDDYLLQLNDQQRDAVVYNDGPQLVIAGAGSGKTRVLTYKIVHLLHHGYEPWRILALTFTNKAAKEMRERIQQMVGPAVASQLWMGTFHSIFARLLRFNADLIGFKSSFTIYDAADTKSLVKTILRDMELDDKVYKPATVIAAISNAKNALISPDMYIADSAQMSADERAKRPALGAIYRAYCARCRHAGAMDFDDLLYYTNVLLRDNPDIRRKYQEYFRYVLVDEYQDTNFAQHVIIRQLCEESKALCVVGDDAQSIYSFRGANISNILNLHKSFPALRTFKLEQNYRSTQNIINAANTLIAKNKEQIPKQVFSRNDVGSRIEVVQAYSDYEEAILVANKVSQMQMRSHDPYNEFAILYRTNSQSRRLEESLRNRNIPYRIYGGLSFYQRKEVKDIVAYMRLAVNPDDDEAFKRVINTPARGIGDTTVNRLIHTAMHCGVSMWNVATSLDCYDTGLKSAAIKKVTGFVELVQKFVGMITANASAYDVARSIVEDTRMLASLIHDNTPESISKQENILELLQGISEFVGERMEQSAQETTLVDFLANVSLSSDQDMSDSNGEAVTLMTVHAAKGLEFNNVIVVGVEEELFPSAMSCDTLRGIEEERRLLYVAITRARRHCVITYAASRYRNGQTAPTRPSRFIGDIDRGYLYISPGSEFSRSDSVINPLDNYRDSMGGRMADDRRRSFRHPLVDDEPARSNIHPVNLSSNPVGSSGGTQADGGTHDVADIKVGMRIEHSRFGVGTISAVTSNAPSPTITVAFNVVGEKKLLLKFARFTILDS; encoded by the coding sequence ATGACCAAAGAAGATGACTATCTTTTGCAGCTGAATGACCAGCAGCGCGACGCCGTAGTCTACAATGATGGCCCGCAGTTGGTAATCGCCGGTGCCGGGTCGGGCAAGACACGTGTGCTCACATATAAGATTGTACATCTGCTGCACCATGGCTATGAGCCATGGCGTATATTGGCTCTTACATTTACCAACAAGGCCGCCAAAGAGATGCGGGAGCGCATCCAGCAGATGGTCGGCCCTGCTGTGGCCTCGCAGCTGTGGATGGGGACATTCCACAGTATTTTCGCCAGACTGCTGCGCTTCAACGCCGACCTTATCGGGTTTAAGAGCAGTTTTACGATATATGATGCGGCCGACACCAAATCGTTGGTAAAGACTATACTGCGTGATATGGAGCTTGACGACAAGGTATACAAGCCTGCCACCGTTATCGCTGCCATATCCAATGCGAAAAACGCGCTGATATCGCCGGACATGTATATTGCCGATTCCGCTCAGATGTCGGCCGACGAGAGAGCGAAGCGCCCGGCGCTCGGTGCTATATACCGTGCATACTGCGCGCGTTGCCGCCATGCCGGAGCCATGGATTTTGACGACCTGCTGTATTACACGAACGTGCTGCTGCGTGATAATCCGGATATCCGCAGGAAATATCAGGAGTATTTCAGATATGTGCTTGTCGACGAGTATCAGGACACCAACTTTGCCCAGCATGTCATCATACGTCAGCTTTGCGAGGAGTCAAAGGCCCTGTGTGTTGTGGGCGATGACGCTCAGAGCATATACTCGTTTCGTGGAGCCAATATCAGCAACATACTCAATCTGCATAAGTCGTTTCCGGCATTGCGCACATTCAAACTTGAGCAGAACTATCGCTCGACCCAGAATATCATAAATGCCGCCAACACTCTGATTGCAAAAAACAAGGAGCAGATACCCAAGCAGGTATTCTCGCGCAACGATGTCGGCTCGCGCATAGAGGTCGTGCAGGCCTACAGCGACTATGAGGAGGCCATACTTGTGGCCAACAAGGTGTCGCAGATGCAGATGCGTAGCCACGACCCTTATAATGAGTTTGCCATTCTTTACCGTACCAATTCTCAGTCGCGACGCCTTGAGGAGTCGCTGCGTAACCGCAATATCCCTTACCGTATCTACGGCGGCCTGTCATTCTATCAGCGCAAGGAAGTGAAGGATATCGTGGCATACATGCGTCTGGCTGTCAATCCTGATGACGACGAGGCTTTCAAGCGGGTTATAAACACTCCTGCCCGAGGCATAGGGGACACGACCGTAAACAGGCTGATACATACAGCCATGCACTGTGGCGTGAGTATGTGGAATGTGGCTACATCGCTCGATTGCTACGATACCGGACTGAAATCGGCTGCAATCAAGAAGGTGACGGGTTTTGTCGAACTGGTGCAGAAATTCGTCGGAATGATCACTGCCAACGCCTCGGCTTACGATGTTGCCCGCAGTATCGTCGAGGATACCCGCATGCTTGCCTCCCTCATACATGACAATACTCCGGAAAGTATCTCGAAGCAGGAGAACATTCTTGAGCTCCTGCAAGGCATATCGGAGTTTGTCGGCGAGCGCATGGAACAGTCTGCACAGGAGACGACTCTTGTCGATTTCCTTGCCAACGTGTCGCTTTCCTCCGACCAGGATATGAGCGACAGCAACGGTGAGGCTGTCACACTGATGACTGTCCATGCCGCGAAAGGTCTGGAGTTCAACAATGTGATTGTAGTAGGAGTTGAAGAGGAACTATTCCCCTCGGCAATGAGCTGCGACACATTGCGCGGTATAGAGGAGGAGCGCCGGCTATTGTACGTAGCGATAACTCGTGCGCGCCGCCATTGTGTGATTACATATGCCGCGAGCCGCTACCGCAACGGGCAGACAGCCCCGACACGCCCTTCAAGATTCATAGGAGACATAGACCGGGGATATCTGTATATTTCGCCCGGCAGTGAGTTCTCCCGCTCTGACAGTGTAATAAATCCTCTCGACAATTACCGAGATTCGATGGGGGGCAGAATGGCTGACGACCGTCGCCGTTCGTTCCGCCACCCGCTTGTCGATGACGAGCCGGCAAGGTCAAATATCCATCCTGTAAATCTGTCATCAAATCCTGTCGGTAGCAGTGGCGGGACTCAGGCTGATGGCGGCACCCACGATGTGGCAGACATAAAAGTAGGCATGCGTATCGAGCACTCGCGCTTTGGAGTCGGCACTATCTCGGCCGTCACATCAAATGCACCAAGTCCGACGATTACCGTTGCATTCAATGTCGTAGGCGAGAAGAAACTCCTTCTGAAGTTCGCCAGATTTACTATACTCGACAGCTGA
- the rlmB gene encoding 23S rRNA (guanosine(2251)-2'-O)-methyltransferase RlmB: MESTDYIFGIRAVIEAIEAGKEIDKVFIRKDLQGEALLKELLDKLHRSRVPVQRVPVERINRITRKNHQGVLAMLSAVTYHRLDHIVPALYEDGVLPFVVVLDGITDVRNFGAIARTCECAGVDAIVIPERGSVSVGGDAVKTSAGALLHIPVCRERSAAGAVRFLKDNGYKIVAASEKADINYTQADYTGPVAIVMGAEDVGISPEVLKQCDTFVSIPQFGHIGSLNVSVAAGVIIYEVVRQRLAGNLEVI; this comes from the coding sequence ATGGAATCAACCGACTATATATTCGGCATACGCGCCGTAATCGAGGCCATAGAGGCCGGAAAAGAAATTGACAAGGTATTTATCCGCAAGGATCTCCAGGGGGAGGCCCTTCTCAAAGAGTTGCTCGACAAGTTGCACCGGAGCCGTGTGCCGGTGCAGCGAGTGCCGGTCGAGCGCATCAACCGTATAACAAGGAAAAACCATCAGGGTGTGCTCGCGATGCTGTCGGCTGTCACATATCATCGTCTTGACCATATAGTGCCTGCATTGTATGAGGATGGCGTGCTTCCTTTTGTGGTAGTGCTTGACGGCATTACTGATGTGCGCAACTTCGGAGCGATAGCCCGCACATGCGAGTGTGCCGGAGTCGATGCTATCGTGATTCCCGAGCGCGGGAGTGTGAGTGTCGGAGGCGACGCTGTTAAGACCTCTGCCGGCGCGCTGCTTCATATCCCTGTATGCCGCGAGCGTTCCGCCGCGGGAGCCGTGCGTTTCCTCAAGGATAACGGCTACAAAATTGTAGCTGCGTCGGAGAAGGCCGATATCAATTACACCCAGGCCGATTATACCGGTCCGGTAGCCATCGTGATGGGTGCCGAGGATGTTGGCATATCGCCTGAGGTGCTCAAACAGTGCGACACATTTGTAAGCATACCACAGTTCGGGCATATCGGCTCGCTCAATGTGTCGGTGGCGGCCGGTGTCATCATATATGAAGTAGTGCGCCAGCGACTTGCCGGCAATCTTGAAGTGATATGA